The Listeria monocytogenes genome window below encodes:
- a CDS encoding glycoside transferase encodes MKRFILIFILLILIGAGFFFFLRPETKKTVRAPKETTPTSTAVQEYVKENYTAKNGLIVDYKNAQEPHYLAESIGLYMEYLVEVNDSKNFQEQVSHLEKNFITKDNFIKWEATDATTTNAIVDDFRITEALYQASEKFKFPTYKKWADELLANTKKYSAEQGVPVDFYDFVHKKKADTLHLSYLNIQAMQQINYRDKAYLPIQTVNADPFFTEVFQNGQFQYADPKEVNMIDQMLIAMAYFEENGDVEPNFDDFLQTELASKGKIYARYERATKKPSTENESTAVYAFLTQYFNKTNQVKNGKITKELLEKMDTSNPETTHFFDYINKEITLKK; translated from the coding sequence ATGAAGCGATTTATCTTAATTTTTATTTTACTTATTCTAATTGGCGCCGGATTTTTCTTTTTTCTACGACCAGAGACTAAAAAAACGGTGCGCGCACCAAAAGAGACCACCCCCACTTCCACCGCTGTTCAAGAGTATGTGAAAGAAAACTATACGGCGAAAAATGGTTTAATTGTGGATTACAAAAATGCGCAAGAACCGCATTATCTAGCCGAGAGCATTGGACTTTACATGGAATATTTGGTCGAAGTGAATGATAGTAAAAATTTCCAAGAGCAAGTAAGCCATTTAGAAAAGAATTTTATAACCAAAGATAATTTTATTAAATGGGAAGCAACCGATGCAACAACAACCAATGCGATTGTAGATGATTTCCGCATTACAGAAGCACTTTATCAAGCAAGTGAAAAATTTAAATTCCCAACCTACAAGAAATGGGCAGATGAACTCTTAGCCAACACCAAAAAATATAGCGCTGAGCAAGGTGTTCCAGTAGACTTTTACGATTTTGTGCATAAGAAAAAAGCAGATACGCTCCATTTAAGCTATCTCAATATCCAAGCAATGCAACAGATTAATTATCGTGATAAAGCCTATCTACCAATTCAAACGGTCAATGCCGACCCATTTTTTACAGAAGTATTTCAAAACGGACAGTTTCAATATGCTGATCCAAAAGAAGTCAATATGATTGATCAAATGCTCATCGCGATGGCTTATTTTGAAGAAAATGGCGATGTAGAGCCAAACTTCGATGATTTTTTACAAACAGAATTAGCTTCTAAAGGAAAAATTTATGCTCGCTATGAAAGAGCAACGAAGAAACCAAGTACAGAAAATGAATCTACCGCCGTTTATGCCTTTTTGACACAGTATTTTAACAAGACAAATCAAGTTAAAAATGGTAAAATCACCAAAGAGTTGTTAGAGAAAATGGATACGTCAAATCCTGAAACGACCCATTTTTTCGATTATATAAATAAAGAAATAACTCTTAAGAAATAA
- a CDS encoding EAL domain-containing protein has product MKKPSVREIIDQNHFDTIYEPIVAVENTQIFGYESLTRLKTNHWNAISDFIEEAEQDGLQKAFELLTLHNAVKRFNKSGDTPLFVNISYDTFLENQEELHDTLLDNGKIVFEFLETSKLPQERMNDLEKQLLLFQKKHKTKFAIDDFGSGYADLHRVFAHHSDFVKTDRLLLRDLFESDGKKLFFEQLHNYVKKHHKSLIVEGVETKEQLEFLQEIGIPYAQGYYFH; this is encoded by the coding sequence ATGAAAAAGCCCTCCGTACGTGAGATTATTGATCAAAATCACTTTGATACAATATATGAACCGATTGTTGCTGTAGAAAATACACAAATTTTCGGCTATGAGTCACTCACCCGCCTGAAAACAAATCACTGGAATGCCATTAGTGATTTTATTGAAGAAGCGGAACAGGATGGTCTGCAAAAAGCATTTGAGCTGCTCACGCTTCATAACGCAGTGAAACGCTTTAACAAAAGCGGAGACACGCCACTATTTGTCAATATTTCGTATGATACTTTTTTAGAAAATCAAGAAGAACTGCACGATACCCTTCTTGATAACGGGAAAATAGTGTTTGAATTTTTGGAAACATCCAAGTTACCACAAGAACGAATGAACGACTTAGAAAAACAACTGCTCCTATTCCAGAAAAAACACAAGACTAAATTTGCTATTGATGATTTTGGCTCCGGTTATGCGGATTTGCATCGCGTTTTTGCGCACCATTCTGATTTTGTCAAAACCGATCGCTTACTGCTACGAGATTTATTTGAGAGTGATGGCAAAAAACTCTTCTTTGAGCAGCTTCATAATTATGTTAAGAAACACCATAAATCCTTAATTGTCGAGGGAGTGGAAACCAAAGAGCAACTTGAATTCCTTCAAGAAATCGGCATTCCCTATGCGCAAGGTTATTATTTTCACTAA